The Streptomyces sp. NBC_01268 genome window below encodes:
- a CDS encoding aldehyde dehydrogenase (NADP(+)): protein MAVAAEPVWSVDPRTGKPREQVAVEATVEEIDGAVRSARAALDALADRTARAALLRTAADLLDEARDHVIEAADAETALGPVRLTGELARTTAQLRSFADVVDAAAFLDVRISRADPATTPPTPDLRRMKIPLGVVAVYAASNFPLAFSVPGGDTASALAAGCPVVIKAHPGHPATSELCASLLRRAAVKAGLPADVVSLVHGFDAGVELIRHPLVSAAGFTGSVRGGRALFDAAAARPVPIPFHGELGSLNPVVITPAAAEERAEEIGAGLAGSMTLGEGQFCTKPGFVLAPHGEAGDRIVTALTAAVSETEPGVMLDHRMRGAFVDGVRERAGLPGVTAPVTPGAGGEHTVSAGVLTVDAGLLPDGGHDPLLEECFGPVTVVARYADREQVSAVLGLLPGNLTATLHVADEDPGAASLLAELTPLAGRILVNGWPTGVAVAAAQHHGGPYPATTSTGTSVGGTAIERWLRPVAYQSTPGHLLPPELRDDNPLGVPRF from the coding sequence ATGGCGGTGGCGGCAGAACCAGTGTGGAGCGTGGACCCCCGGACGGGAAAGCCGCGGGAGCAGGTTGCGGTGGAGGCCACAGTCGAGGAGATCGACGGGGCCGTACGGTCCGCCCGCGCCGCCCTCGACGCGCTCGCCGACCGCACCGCCCGCGCCGCGCTGCTGCGGACCGCGGCCGACCTGCTCGACGAGGCCCGCGACCACGTCATCGAGGCCGCCGACGCGGAGACCGCCCTCGGGCCGGTCCGGCTCACCGGCGAACTCGCCCGCACCACCGCCCAGCTGCGTTCCTTCGCCGACGTCGTCGACGCGGCCGCCTTCCTGGACGTGCGGATCTCCCGGGCCGACCCGGCCACCACCCCGCCCACCCCCGACCTGCGGCGGATGAAGATCCCGCTCGGCGTCGTCGCCGTCTACGCGGCGAGCAACTTCCCGCTGGCCTTCTCCGTCCCCGGCGGTGACACCGCCAGCGCCCTCGCGGCCGGCTGCCCCGTCGTGATCAAGGCGCACCCCGGCCACCCGGCCACCTCCGAGCTCTGCGCCTCGCTGCTGCGCCGGGCCGCCGTCAAGGCCGGGCTCCCCGCGGACGTCGTCTCCCTCGTGCACGGCTTCGACGCGGGCGTGGAGCTGATCCGCCACCCGCTGGTCTCCGCGGCCGGCTTCACCGGCTCCGTGCGCGGCGGGCGCGCGCTCTTCGACGCCGCCGCCGCCCGTCCCGTGCCCATCCCCTTCCACGGCGAACTCGGCTCCCTCAACCCGGTGGTGATCACCCCGGCCGCCGCCGAGGAGCGGGCCGAGGAGATCGGCGCCGGGCTCGCCGGGTCCATGACCCTGGGCGAGGGCCAGTTCTGCACCAAGCCCGGCTTCGTCCTCGCGCCCCACGGGGAGGCGGGCGACCGGATCGTCACCGCCCTCACCGCCGCGGTCAGCGAGACCGAGCCCGGCGTGATGCTCGACCACCGGATGCGCGGAGCCTTCGTCGACGGGGTGCGCGAGCGGGCCGGGCTGCCCGGTGTGACCGCGCCCGTCACCCCGGGCGCCGGCGGGGAGCACACCGTCAGCGCCGGCGTGCTCACCGTCGACGCGGGCCTGCTGCCCGACGGCGGCCACGACCCGCTCCTGGAGGAGTGCTTCGGGCCCGTCACCGTCGTCGCCCGCTACGCCGACCGCGAGCAGGTCAGCGCCGTCCTCGGGCTGCTGCCCGGCAACCTCACCGCCACCCTGCACGTCGCCGACGAGGACCCCGGCGCCGCCTCGCTGCTCGCCGAACTCACCCCGCTCGCCGGCCGGATCCTCGTCAACGGCTGGCCGACCGGTGTCGCCGTCGCCGCCGCCCAGCACCACGGCGGCCCCTACCCGGCGACCACCTCCACCGGCACCTCCGTCGGCGGGACGGCGATCGAGCGCTGGCTGCGCCCGGTCGCCTACCAGTCGACCCCCGGACACCTGCTCCCGCCGGAGCTGCGCGACGACAACCCGCTGGGCGTGCCGCGCTTCTGA
- a CDS encoding IclR family transcriptional regulator, with protein MSTNDAGGAQVKSAVRTVELLEYFAGRPGMHSLAAVQEAVGYPKSSLYMLLRTLVELGWVETDATGTRYGIGVRALLVGTSYIDGDEVVAAARPTLDRLSDDTTETIHLARLDGTNVVYLATRQSQHYLRPFTRVGRRLPAHSTSLGKALLATHTDEQVRKLLPETLPALTEHTVTDREQLIEELRVVREQGYAVDREENTLGLRCFGIAIPYRTPARDAVSCSVPVARLTPGHEQLIKDALFDARDRLALATRRL; from the coding sequence ATGTCGACGAACGACGCGGGTGGGGCCCAGGTCAAGTCCGCCGTGCGGACGGTGGAGTTGCTGGAGTACTTCGCGGGACGGCCCGGCATGCACTCGCTCGCCGCCGTCCAGGAGGCCGTCGGCTATCCGAAGTCCAGCCTGTACATGCTGCTGCGCACCCTCGTCGAGCTCGGCTGGGTGGAGACCGACGCGACCGGCACCCGGTACGGCATCGGCGTGCGGGCGCTGCTCGTCGGCACCTCGTACATCGACGGCGACGAGGTGGTGGCGGCCGCCCGGCCCACCCTCGACCGGCTGTCCGACGACACCACCGAGACCATCCACCTGGCCCGCCTCGACGGCACCAACGTGGTCTACCTGGCGACCCGTCAGTCCCAGCACTACCTGCGGCCGTTCACCCGCGTCGGACGCCGGCTGCCGGCCCACTCGACCTCGCTCGGCAAGGCGCTGCTCGCCACCCACACCGACGAGCAGGTGCGCAAGCTGCTCCCCGAGACGCTGCCCGCGCTCACCGAGCACACCGTCACCGACCGCGAGCAGCTCATCGAGGAGCTGCGCGTGGTCCGCGAGCAGGGCTACGCGGTGGACCGCGAGGAGAACACCCTGGGGCTGCGCTGCTTCGGCATCGCGATCCCCTACCGGACCCCGGCCCGGGACGCCGTCAGCTGCTCGGTGCCGGTGGCCCGGCTGACCCCGGGGCACGAGCAGCTGATCAAGGACGCGCTGTTCGACGCGCGCGACCGGCTGGCGCTGGCGACCCGCCGCCTCTGA
- a CDS encoding sensor histidine kinase, which translates to MTRFWGVLFGQSARRRWLHLILGGALFMPYWLVGTVAVGPFAPDGNVFGGGLRFQLAAYAVGLPLAALTALFPLARPMSVAAARALCGVAPGRFADGPARGRAARARTAGWFTLHLGTGALLAGATLALPPFALAVGALPFSEGLRASEVGRFWHLDRPWLAWAGLPLGLLLLLALAGAAAATGALLARQAPRLLGPSPADRLAAAERRAAELAVRNRLARELHDSVGHALSAVTLQAGAARRVLEADDGRADLGFVREALTAIEETTRRTVGELDAVLGLLRSGEDDGELASPGLDALDALVKGAGPGVALTVSGSLAELPEAVSREAYRIVQEGLTNAVRHARGEPVTARIALSGDELEITMENPLPGTPPVARPDGGRGLRGIAERARLLGGTAQAGPADGSWLLAARLPAGTGGGRV; encoded by the coding sequence GTGACACGGTTCTGGGGCGTCCTCTTCGGGCAGTCGGCCCGGCGACGGTGGCTGCATCTGATCCTCGGCGGCGCACTGTTCATGCCGTACTGGCTGGTCGGGACGGTGGCCGTGGGGCCGTTCGCCCCGGACGGGAACGTCTTCGGGGGCGGCCTCCGCTTCCAGCTCGCGGCCTACGCCGTCGGACTGCCGCTCGCCGCCCTGACCGCGCTCTTCCCGCTCGCCCGGCCGATGTCGGTGGCGGCGGCGCGGGCGCTGTGCGGGGTGGCGCCGGGCCGGTTCGCCGACGGGCCCGCCCGGGGCCGGGCCGCCAGGGCGCGGACCGCCGGGTGGTTCACCCTCCACCTCGGGACGGGCGCCCTGCTCGCCGGGGCCACGCTGGCGCTGCCGCCGTTCGCGCTCGCGGTGGGCGCGCTGCCGTTCTCGGAGGGGCTGCGCGCCTCGGAGGTCGGCCGCTTCTGGCACCTGGACCGGCCCTGGCTCGCCTGGGCCGGGCTCCCGCTCGGGCTCCTGTTGCTGCTCGCCCTCGCGGGCGCCGCCGCCGCGACGGGCGCGCTGCTGGCCCGCCAGGCGCCCCGGCTGCTCGGGCCCAGCCCGGCGGACCGGCTCGCGGCGGCCGAGCGGCGCGCCGCCGAACTGGCCGTGCGCAACCGGCTCGCCCGCGAGCTGCACGACTCGGTGGGCCACGCGCTGAGCGCGGTCACCCTCCAGGCCGGTGCGGCCCGCCGGGTCCTGGAGGCGGACGACGGGCGCGCGGACCTCGGCTTCGTCCGGGAGGCGCTCACCGCGATCGAGGAGACCACCCGCCGCACGGTCGGCGAACTCGACGCGGTCCTGGGCCTGTTGCGCAGCGGCGAGGACGACGGCGAGCTCGCCTCGCCGGGCCTGGACGCACTGGACGCGCTGGTGAAGGGCGCCGGGCCGGGGGTGGCGCTGACGGTGAGCGGGAGCCTGGCCGAGCTGCCGGAGGCGGTGTCGCGCGAGGCGTACCGGATCGTGCAGGAGGGGCTGACCAACGCCGTGCGCCACGCGCGGGGCGAGCCGGTGACGGCGCGGATCGCGCTGTCGGGGGACGAACTGGAGATCACGATGGAGAATCCGCTGCCCGGCACCCCGCCGGTGGCCCGCCCGGACGGCGGTCGCGGCCTGCGCGGCATCGCCGAACGCGCCCGGCTCCTCGGCGGCACCGCCCAGGCCGGCCCGGCGGACGGGAGCTGGCTGCTGGCCGCGCGGCTGCCGGCGGGCACGGGCGGAGGGCGGGTCTGA
- a CDS encoding response regulator transcription factor: MAGPIRIVLADDERMVRTALRVILDAEPGLEVVGEATTGAEAVSVVRELRPDVVLMDVRMPEIDGIQATRRILAALPEPPRIVVVTTFENDAYVYDALRAGAAGFLLKRVAPEELVSAVRLVAHSESLLYPAAVRGLAAEHARRHPPVAPWAGRLTEREAEVLRRMAKGLTNAEIADGMGVGPATVKTHVAAVLAKTGARDRTQAVIAAYESGFITPG, encoded by the coding sequence ATGGCCGGCCCGATCAGGATCGTCCTCGCGGACGACGAGCGGATGGTGCGGACGGCGCTGCGGGTGATCCTGGACGCGGAGCCCGGCCTGGAGGTGGTCGGGGAGGCCACCACCGGCGCCGAGGCGGTCTCGGTGGTGCGGGAGCTGCGGCCCGACGTGGTCCTGATGGACGTCCGGATGCCCGAGATCGACGGCATCCAGGCGACCCGGCGGATCCTGGCCGCGCTGCCGGAACCGCCTCGGATCGTGGTGGTGACCACCTTCGAGAACGACGCCTACGTGTACGACGCGCTGCGGGCGGGCGCCGCCGGGTTCCTGCTGAAGCGGGTCGCCCCGGAGGAGCTGGTGAGCGCGGTGCGCCTGGTGGCGCACAGCGAGTCGCTGCTCTACCCGGCGGCCGTCCGCGGCCTCGCCGCCGAGCACGCCCGCCGCCATCCGCCGGTCGCGCCGTGGGCGGGCCGGCTCACCGAGCGGGAGGCGGAGGTGCTGCGCCGGATGGCGAAGGGGCTGACCAACGCGGAGATCGCCGACGGGATGGGCGTGGGCCCTGCGACGGTGAAGACCCATGTGGCCGCGGTGCTGGCGAAGACCGGTGCGCGGGACCGCACCCAGGCGGTGATCGCCGCGTACGAGTCGGGGTTCATCACCCCGGGCTGA
- a CDS encoding peptidoglycan D,D-transpeptidase FtsI family protein has translation MNKTIRRASVFSLLLVLALLGRATWVQAYEGEALADDKKNRRNTIAQYAQPPGNIIVAGSPVTGSKETKGGDLAYKRDYTDGKLYAAVTGYSSQAYGATQLEGIYSDVLDGTDTRLKNPVDAVTRKQAEPGSVLTTIDPAVQKAGYKALGNKKGAAVAIDPKTGRILGMVSTPSYDPSKIAGLTDGTMWKQLTEDEDKPLVNRALRQPLPPGSTFKLVVAAAGLEDGLYGSVDTPTRSPNPYKLPGTTRYLENENPSAPCENATIRTALQYSCNNVFAKMAVDLGQDKVKAMAEKFGFNDKELDVPVRAYASVYPSGMDKAQTALTGIGQFDVTATPLQMAMVSAAIANDGLMASPHMVSQVVDSDGDALKSFEDGDTERIVSSATAEQLRSAMQTVVEKGTGSNAAIDGMEVGGKTGTAQHGENNSKTPYAWFTSYAKDPATGKEVAVAVMIEDSGAARSEVSGNGLAAPVAQKMMKAALK, from the coding sequence ATGAACAAGACGATCAGGCGCGCCTCGGTCTTCTCGCTGCTCCTGGTGCTCGCCCTGCTGGGCCGGGCCACCTGGGTGCAGGCGTACGAAGGCGAGGCCCTCGCGGACGACAAGAAGAACCGGCGGAACACCATCGCGCAGTACGCGCAGCCGCCGGGGAACATCATCGTGGCCGGTTCCCCGGTCACCGGTTCGAAGGAGACGAAGGGCGGCGACCTCGCGTACAAGCGCGACTACACCGACGGCAAGCTCTACGCGGCGGTCACCGGGTACAGCTCGCAGGCGTACGGCGCGACGCAGCTGGAGGGGATCTACTCCGATGTCCTGGACGGCACCGACACCCGGTTGAAGAACCCGGTCGACGCCGTCACCCGCAAGCAGGCGGAGCCCGGCTCCGTCCTGACGACGATCGACCCGGCCGTGCAGAAGGCCGGCTACAAGGCGCTCGGCAACAAGAAGGGCGCGGCGGTCGCCATCGACCCGAAGACCGGCCGCATCCTCGGCATGGTCTCGACGCCCTCGTACGACCCCTCGAAGATCGCGGGGCTCACCGACGGCACGATGTGGAAGCAGCTCACCGAGGACGAGGACAAGCCGCTGGTCAACCGGGCGCTGCGGCAGCCGCTGCCGCCGGGTTCGACGTTCAAGCTGGTCGTCGCGGCGGCCGGTCTGGAGGACGGCCTGTACGGCTCGGTGGACACGCCGACGCGCAGCCCCAACCCGTACAAGCTGCCCGGCACGACCCGCTACCTGGAGAACGAGAACCCCTCGGCGCCCTGTGAGAACGCCACCATCCGCACGGCGCTGCAGTACTCCTGCAACAACGTCTTCGCGAAGATGGCGGTCGACCTCGGCCAGGACAAGGTGAAGGCGATGGCGGAGAAGTTCGGCTTCAACGACAAGGAGCTGGACGTTCCCGTCCGCGCCTACGCCAGCGTCTACCCGTCCGGCATGGACAAGGCGCAGACGGCGCTGACCGGCATCGGCCAGTTCGACGTGACGGCCACCCCGCTCCAGATGGCCATGGTGTCGGCGGCCATCGCCAACGACGGCCTGATGGCGAGTCCGCACATGGTCTCCCAGGTCGTCGACTCCGACGGCGACGCCCTGAAGTCCTTCGAGGACGGGGACACCGAGCGGATCGTCTCCTCCGCGACGGCCGAGCAGCTGCGCAGCGCGATGCAGACGGTGGTGGAGAAGGGCACCGGCAGCAACGCGGCGATCGACGGCATGGAGGTCGGCGGCAAGACGGGCACCGCCCAGCACGGCGAGAACAACAGCAAGACGCCGTACGCCTGGTTCACCTCGTACGCGAAGGACCCGGCCACCGGCAAGGAGGTCGCGGTGGCGGTGATGATCGAGGACTCGGGCGCGGCGCGCTCGGAGGTCAGCGGCAACGGGCTGGCGGCGCCGGTGGCGCAGAAGATGATGAAGGCCGCTCTCAAGTGA
- a CDS encoding 5-dehydro-4-deoxyglucarate dehydratase, producing MTTAPLAERLDGPLFFPVTAFGPDGAVDLDVFRAHVRAGIDAGAGAVFACCGTGEFHALTPEEFRDCVAAAVQETAGRVPVLAGAGYGTALAVRYARLAEAAGADGLLAMPPYLVVADQPGLLRHYTELAAATALPVIVYQRDNAVLTPETAVALARTDGVLGLKDGLGDLDLMQRIVSAVRTEGLDLLCFNGLPTAELTGLAYRGIGVTRYSSAVFCFAPDIALAFHHALATGDDPAAHRLIDAFYRPLVELRAKGRGYAVSLVKAGVRMTGLDVGEVRPPLSEPLPEHVEELAALLARGRAALAQAPGREPR from the coding sequence GTGACCACTGCCCCGCTCGCCGAACGGCTCGACGGCCCGCTGTTCTTCCCCGTCACCGCCTTCGGCCCGGACGGCGCCGTCGACCTCGACGTCTTCCGCGCCCATGTCCGCGCCGGGATCGACGCGGGCGCGGGCGCGGTCTTCGCCTGCTGCGGCACCGGCGAGTTCCACGCCCTCACCCCCGAGGAGTTCCGCGACTGCGTCGCCGCCGCCGTCCAGGAGACCGCCGGCCGCGTCCCGGTCCTCGCCGGCGCCGGCTACGGCACCGCGCTCGCCGTCCGCTACGCGCGCCTCGCCGAGGCGGCCGGCGCCGACGGCCTGCTCGCCATGCCCCCGTACCTGGTCGTCGCCGACCAGCCCGGTCTGCTCCGCCACTACACCGAGCTGGCCGCCGCGACCGCCCTCCCCGTCATCGTCTACCAGCGCGACAACGCGGTCCTCACCCCCGAGACCGCCGTGGCCCTCGCCCGCACCGACGGCGTCCTCGGCCTCAAGGACGGCCTGGGCGACCTCGACCTGATGCAGCGCATCGTCAGCGCCGTCCGCACCGAGGGCCTCGACCTCCTCTGCTTCAACGGCCTGCCCACCGCCGAACTCACCGGCCTCGCCTACCGGGGCATCGGCGTCACCCGCTACTCCTCCGCCGTCTTCTGCTTCGCCCCCGACATCGCCCTCGCCTTCCACCACGCCCTCGCCACCGGCGACGACCCGGCCGCCCACCGGCTCATCGACGCGTTCTACCGCCCGCTGGTCGAACTCCGCGCGAAGGGCCGCGGCTACGCCGTCTCCCTCGTCAAGGCCGGCGTGCGGATGACGGGCCTGGACGTCGGCGAGGTGCGCCCCCCGCTCAGCGAACCGCTCCCGGAGCACGTCGAGGAGCTCGCCGCGCTCCTCGCCCGCGGCAGGGCCGCCCTCGCGCAGGCACCCGGGCGGGAGCCCCGATGA
- a CDS encoding NAD-dependent epimerase/dehydratase family protein, with amino-acid sequence MTPAPRTVLLTGAAGGVGTLMRKLLPRYGYALRPLDVRPVPGAPDAVVADLADRAALREAVRGVDAVIHLAGISLEADFDAITAANITGLQHLYEAVREEGVPRVVFASSNHAVGFTHRPRRDEPPVPVSTPHRPDTFYGLSKAFGEDLAQYYWDKYGVETVSVRIGSCLPEPSSVRMLSTWLSPADCARLFHAALTAPEVGHTVTYGSSANTREWWDLSSARALGYEPKDDSEVYAERLITEHGLPAPGSADDVYLGGIFCEDPPRWKH; translated from the coding sequence ATGACCCCCGCTCCCCGCACCGTCCTGCTCACCGGCGCCGCCGGCGGCGTCGGCACCCTGATGCGGAAGCTGCTCCCCCGGTACGGCTACGCGCTGCGCCCGCTCGACGTCCGGCCCGTCCCGGGCGCGCCGGACGCGGTCGTCGCCGACCTCGCCGACCGGGCCGCGCTGCGCGAGGCCGTGCGCGGGGTGGACGCCGTCATCCACCTCGCCGGGATCTCCCTGGAGGCCGATTTCGACGCGATCACGGCCGCCAACATCACCGGGCTCCAGCACCTGTACGAGGCCGTGCGCGAGGAGGGCGTGCCCCGGGTCGTCTTCGCCTCCAGCAACCACGCGGTCGGCTTCACCCACCGCCCGCGCCGCGACGAACCCCCCGTCCCGGTCTCCACACCGCACCGGCCCGACACCTTCTACGGGCTCTCCAAGGCGTTCGGCGAGGACCTGGCCCAGTACTACTGGGACAAGTACGGGGTGGAGACCGTCTCGGTGCGGATCGGCTCCTGCCTCCCCGAGCCGAGCTCGGTGCGGATGCTCTCGACCTGGCTGAGCCCCGCCGACTGCGCCCGGCTGTTCCACGCGGCGCTCACCGCGCCGGAGGTCGGACACACGGTGACGTACGGCTCCTCCGCCAACACCCGGGAGTGGTGGGACCTCTCGTCGGCCCGGGCGCTCGGCTACGAGCCGAAGGACGACTCCGAGGTGTACGCGGAGCGGCTCATCACCGAGCACGGGCTCCCGGCGCCGGGCAGCGCCGACGACGTGTACCTGGGCGGGATCTTCTGCGAGGACCCGCCGCGCTGGAAGCACTGA
- a CDS encoding AraC family transcriptional regulator — MGGSSFRTRDVDEARVEIGARYYANFMDVIEAQERPFAARFDTVGLGPLMIGDLSCGADVRMRFGELGAFHLNAPMSGTMELRQGGGVRPLVATSREAVLLDPAGDTVLDRWSGDCRALSVKIDATALHERLEQLIGRPPGGRLAFGAGLDITSGPGLSWVTFARQVAAGALAGDGLATHELVSRPLQEALLNGLLLAAEHPWREELAHPGGPARPGPVKRAMDAVRARPEHPFTSTELAALARVSVRRLQESFREYVGMSPMAYVREVRLERVHEELRAGAPDGLSVTEVAWRWGFAHPGRFAARYRERFGESPSATLRR, encoded by the coding sequence GTGGGTGGGAGCTCTTTCCGGACGCGGGACGTGGACGAGGCGCGGGTCGAGATCGGCGCGCGCTATTACGCCAACTTCATGGATGTGATCGAGGCGCAGGAACGTCCCTTCGCCGCGCGGTTCGACACCGTCGGGCTCGGGCCGCTGATGATCGGGGACCTGAGCTGCGGCGCCGACGTGCGCATGCGCTTCGGCGAGCTGGGCGCGTTCCATCTCAACGCCCCGATGAGCGGGACCATGGAGCTGCGCCAGGGCGGCGGCGTGCGCCCGCTGGTGGCCACGAGCCGGGAGGCGGTGCTGCTCGACCCGGCGGGCGACACCGTCCTCGACCGGTGGAGCGGGGACTGCCGCGCCCTTTCGGTCAAGATCGACGCGACGGCGCTGCACGAGCGCCTGGAGCAGCTGATCGGGCGTCCGCCGGGCGGCCGGCTCGCCTTCGGGGCGGGGCTCGACATCACGAGCGGTCCCGGCCTCAGCTGGGTGACCTTCGCCCGGCAGGTGGCGGCCGGAGCCCTTGCCGGCGACGGCCTCGCCACCCACGAGCTGGTCTCCAGACCGCTCCAGGAGGCCCTGCTCAACGGGCTGCTGCTGGCCGCCGAGCACCCCTGGCGGGAGGAGCTGGCCCACCCGGGCGGGCCCGCGCGGCCCGGGCCGGTGAAACGGGCGATGGACGCGGTGCGGGCCCGCCCCGAGCACCCCTTCACCAGCACCGAACTGGCCGCCCTCGCCCGGGTGAGCGTGCGCCGGCTCCAGGAGTCGTTCCGCGAGTACGTGGGGATGTCCCCGATGGCGTACGTGCGCGAGGTGCGCCTGGAGCGGGTCCACGAGGAGCTGCGGGCGGGTGCGCCGGACGGGCTGAGCGTGACCGAGGTGGCCTGGCGTTGGGGCTTCGCCCATCCGGGCCGGTTCGCGGCGAGGTACCGGGAGCGGTTCGGCGAGTCGCCCTCGGCGACCTTGCGGCGCTGA